A portion of the Sabethes cyaneus chromosome 3, idSabCyanKW18_F2, whole genome shotgun sequence genome contains these proteins:
- the LOC128740139 gene encoding uncharacterized protein LOC128740139 — protein sequence MLRIDRFVLLPKVIEIELHLFSDASEIAYGSCAYLRSIIRIGGRLGHSVQSEDFKHQILLPNSHALTKLLYDSYHVRLLHAAPQLLMNVVRLRYWVLGGRSLAKQVVRQCVTCVRARPKRMQQFMAELPAARVTASRPFSVTGIDFWGPVQLQPRHRRDAPQKSYVAVFVCFVTKVVHWELVMDLSTDKFMQAFRRFVSRRGLCSDVYTDNGRNFLGAANELRRFSQSSEYKDKLSRECNDNGIRWHFNPPKGSHFGGLWEAAINSAQKHVIRVLRGHTLAFDEMETLLIQVECCLNSRPLTLLSEDPSDLEPLTLGHFFVGSSLKSVPETCYDTTPYNRLTRWQQTQKAMQDIWQRWQREYLVTLQPRAKWCNPPVKIEKNRLVVMMEEGSPPARWPTGRILESHPGSDGVVRVVTLQTARDQLTGPVAKLCLLPIATSSNEDSA from the coding sequence GGTCGCTTGGGACACTCTGTTCAATCTGAGGATTTTAAACATCAAATTTTGCTTCCTAATTCTCACGCACTAACCAAGTTGCTGTATGATTCCTATCATGTTCGACTGCTGCACGCCGCGCCTCAGCTATTAATGAATGTAGTTCGATTACGCTACTGGGTGCTAGGTGGCCGAAGTTTAGCGAAGCAGGTCGTGCGTCAGTGTGTCACTTGTGTACGTGCTCGACCAAAACGGATGCAACAATTCATGGCTGAACTCCCTGCAGCACGGGTGACAGCATCACGCCCATTCTCAGTAACTGGTATAGACTTTTGGGGACCTGTTCAGCTTCAACCTCGTCATCGACGGGATGCTCCACAAAAATCCTATGTTGCTGTATTCGTATGTTTTGTGACGAAAGTGGTTCACTGGGAGCTCGTCATGGATTTAAGCACCGATAAGTTCATGCAAGCATTTCGACGATTTGTATCGCGACGAGGACTGTGCTCTGATGTCTATACTGACAATGGCCGCAATTTCCTAGGCGCAGCTAATGAACTCCGACGGTTTAGTCAAAGCAGTGAATACAAGGATAAACTGTCCAGAGAATGCAACGATAACGGAATCAGATGGCATTTCAATCCGCCAAAGGGGTCTCACTTTGGGGGTTTGTGGGAAGCCGCTATAAACTCGGCACAAAAGCATGTAATTCGTGTGCTCAGGGGGCACACTTTAGCTTTCGATGAAATGGAAACTCTACTAATCCAAGTCGAATGTTGTCTTAATTCGCGGCCGTTAACGCTGCTTAGTGAAGATCCTTCTGACCTGGAACCGTTGACGCTGGGTCATTTTTTCGTGGGTTCGTCTTTGAAATCAGTTCCGGAAACTTGCTATGACACGACCCCATATAACAGGCTGACACGATGGCAGCAAACACAAAAGGCTATGCAAGATATATGGCAAAGGTGGCAACGAGAGTATTTGGTAACCTTACAACCAAGGGCCAAATGGTGCAATCCACCCgttaaaattgagaaaaatcgTTTAGTCGTCATGATGGAAGAAGGCTCGCCACCGGCACGATGGCCGACTGGTAGAATCCTAGAGAGTCATCCAGGCTCCGACGGCGTCGTTCGAGTCGTAACTTTACAAACTGCGAGAGATCAACTCACTGGTCCAGTGGCTAAACTTTGCTTGCTGCCGATTGCAACGTCCAGCAACGAAGATTCGGCGTGA